In the genome of Jaculus jaculus isolate mJacJac1 chromosome 11, mJacJac1.mat.Y.cur, whole genome shotgun sequence, the window TATCAACTTATTATAAGTTGAACATACCATAAAGTCAAAAAAGCCCATTTGTTACACTTTGCCTACAGAACGTTCTAGTTGAGCAGCAGAGCACTCTGTTGACTAGTGTCTTGAGCACTCTGTGACTAAGTGTCGCTTATTGACCCTCATGATGCTTTTTTGCACCATGATAAAGTTGAAACACTACTGGGTGAGACACTGGAGATTGCAGACCACCTGTTAACATGTCCAGCAGGTCTTTCATCTTCCCAAATGTCTCTTATACTTAGTGCCCAGGTGAGACcaaagcaaacaccaaaaaaactaGGAACACGAACTATATTTCTGTCCATTGGGGTTCCGTAGAATGACACAGCAGATGCCTGTCACACGATTTATGGAAAATGAACTTTACTGTCTTATCAAAggcctccctttttaaaaaaacaaaaaaaaatttacttattaaagacagagggagggagggagagagggagagagagagagagagagacagagagagagagaaagaaagaaaatgggcacttcagggcctctagccactgcaaatgaactccagatgcatgtgccatcatgtgcatctggcttacgtgggacctggagaattgaacctgggtctttagtctttgcaggaatatgccttaacctctaagctatgtctccagtcttccccccttttttaaaaacaaagtctgttgtttatttattgtttttcagaTGATACTGAGGTACAATTTACATACCACAAAATTCTTCCATTTAAAGTCAAAGATTCATTGTTTTCTAGGTTTTCAGTTGTGCCAAATACCACATTGCCACAATCTAATTTTAAGAATACTGTCAAGATTTCACAAGAAGTACTGTGCCCATTAGCAGTCATCCAGGCTCCCACTTCACCTGCCCAGCCCCAGGCATCCTCCAACCTACTTTCCGTCTCTGTAGTTTTGccccttctgcaaatttcatgtaAATGGACTCACACAGTATGCGATCTGTTGGGGCTGGTTTCTTGTGCAGCATAATGTTTTTGACATTTACTCATGTTGTGTCATGCATATTTCatgctcttaaaaaaaatctgtgcatTTACTGCAAAATTCAGTTGATATAAAAATTCACAGTGCTTGAAACATAGGAATTTTATAGTAACTTCACAAATCATTGAGTCACTGTGCACATTTGAGAATAGGTTCTCAGACCAGTTTATAAGTAtacatttaattctttaaaaaaagaaaacaaacaaacaaacaaaaaaccagttctggggctggaggtatggctcaacagccaaggcatttgtctgcaaagcctaacagccctgatttgattccccagtacccacctaaagccagatgcacagggtggtgcatgggtctggagttcgtttgcaggggctagagaccctggtgtacccgttctttctccatctttttttctatctgctgctttctctctctctctctcaaatgaagtgttttaaaaaaataacagttcCGATCTTAGTATATTCATACTAAATGGTGAGAGAAACTGTGAGCCTCTTATTCCAGTGTTGGGGAGTTACCCGAACACATACCCACGGACAGAATTCACCCTTCATCTGGTGATGGAAATcgagacacagcctgggtttgTACAGATGAGGTTAGCGGAACAGTTGCTGAAGAGATCACTGGTGATTCTCGTCAGTATaaatttcccatttttttttcccccaatgatGGACTCACTATCCTTAGAATATCCTTAGAAACTGGCTTGGGTGTTTTGCTCAAGCCTAATATATCCTAGGAGAGAGGGCCTGGGAAAGATAGGATTTCTACACTTGAGCACCCTGCTGGGCAAGGCATCCATTCCTTTTTATTGATTAGTGGTAATCCATCGTGTGGACATTCGGAGGTCTCCGCATTTTGGGTCTCATGAATAATGCTGAGATTAACGGTTGTGTACTTGTGTTTGTGCGGAAGTAAGTTTTCACTTCTTCTCAAAGCACTGAACCCAAAGCAGCAGGTAGGAggaaagttgttgttttttttttttgactcatagtctctccaggggaagctccgtgatagcaggggaaagatgggagcagaggctggacatcacctccatgCCACAGCAGATCgaaaacagcagcagaaccaaaaaaaaaacgtacacagccgggtgtggtggtgcatgcctttacccatgctcctccctctgcctcccgagtgctgggattaaaggcgtgtgccaccacacccggcttgaatcACTTTAATTTTTTGCAGACTTaatacaattctctctcataGTTTACCTCTCTGATAATAACTGTTGGAAACCTTCAATATCCTTTAAAAAGCCTGAAGAGGGAGAAAGGTGGCATGGTGCCAGATAAATATTGTacttaaaagaaaatgtgtagAATTAATGAAAACATTTAGCCCAGCGTTCTGCACACACAgcagatgaataaatgaatgagcttTTCAAATGCATTTGCAGTTTGCCATTCGACCAAGTAGCATGTGTAAGAGAAAGTTCAACAAGgcctttttctttgatttccagGGCTCGTCACCAGGCTGCGGTACCCGGTTAGTACGAAGGGGAAAAATGCGCCCACCACTGCAGGCTTCAGTTATGGTAACTGTCATTTTGTACTCACGCTGAAACTtgctctccttgaaaataagctagttttttttttttttttttttttttttttaataagacaaaGTTACGAATTCTACACAAGGAACTATAACTAGAGCTTTCAGGCAAAATGTCTGCCCCAGCAATGCAATAGGCTAGATTCAGCCCCTTAATCTAAAAATGCcaattatccaggcatggtggcacacacctttaatgccagcactcgggaggcaggggtatgaggattaatgtgagtttgaggccaccctgagactatatagtgaattccaggtcagcctgagctacagtgagaccctacctcaaaaaaacaaaacaaaagaaaacaacaacaacaaaaaaaaccacactctctctgcctctttctctctctcaaataaataaaataaataaaaataaagttaaaaaattgagtaggggctggagagatggcttagtggctaaggcatttgcctgcaaagacaaaggactcgggttcggttgtgcaggacccacgtaaaaaggcagacgcacaaggcggcacgtgcatctggagttcgtttgcagtggctgaaaggcccgggcacacccattctctctctctctgcttctttctccctctcaaatgaataaaataaataaacaaaataaaagtttaaaaaaatccaattagGATAGTAATGAAAAACAAGAGGAAGAAGGTTTAGTCACTGTGCTTTGGGAAGCACAGATAAAAGGGTCCAGTAACCAGAAATTTGTCTTCAGGGTGCTGACAGGAGCTTTAGGTTtaaatgtttttgcttttctttatttgagagagaaggagggagggagggagggagagggagaacacgtgtgtatgggctcaccagggcctcctgccactgtaaacaaacttcagacacgggctgtattttgtgtatctggctttatgtgggcacttgggaattgaacccaggtgaggTAAAGGACTGCCTTCTGGGCACTCACCAGCCAGCTTGCTTGATGACTCTCACGAATGCACGGATACAAGTCACGGGCATGCCATTGTTTTTGTTGCTTCTGGCAAAATGCCTTCGTTTAATTCTTTCCAACTTGATGGAATCAAAaagagttcaactctccaggtcccacataaggcggATGCACAGAGAGACGCAAgaacacaaggttgcatatgcacaccaggtggcgcatgcctctggcatttgattgcagcggctggaggccctggcatgccagttccttttctctctccctctctctctcttgcataaagagaacaaaggccagtctgttgggcttgcctcaaaaacagagACCAAGCAACCTACCAACCAACAACTACAAAAAATGAGAGAAGGTGGGGGGAAACCAAGCAAAGGAAGGGTAATAAGAGAGgaagaattttgttttcaaaaaaatgtacctgggggctagagagatggctcagcagttaaggcgcttgcctgcaaagcctaaagacctgggttcgattccccattgcacacttaaggcagatgtacactggtacatggatctggagttcatttgcagtggctagaggttctggtgtgctcattccctccctctctctctgcttgtaaataaataaaaatattaaaaaaaaatacctgaactAACTTTCCCTTACATCCTCCTAGCTTTCTCCTTCTGGGACTGTGGCAGATTCGAAGGGGGACAGCTGGACACCATCCAGATGTCGGGCTGCCAAAGTCATCATTCTGTTCTGTCTCCCAGTGTAATTACGACTTGTTATCCTGAACCATGAGCTTGGGGGTGTCTTGAggttctctcccctgcccccccacGGACTCCTGCCCTCCTCCTTACAGAGAAGTGGGAGATTAACCCTTCGGAGCTGACCTTTCTGAGGGAGCTGGGGAGCGGACTGTTTGGAGTGGTGAGGCTTGGCAAGTGGCGAGCCCAGTACAAAGTCGCCGTCAAAGCCATCAGGGAAGGCGCCATGTGTGAGGAGGACTTCATCGAGGAAGCTCGCGTCATGATGTGAGTTGCTGGTGTCCCTTACTCTTCGTGTTCGGACCCGGCCCCGCCCACCCGATCCACCCCGATCATGCGGTTTCCCTGTGCGCACGGGTGTGCGCGTGTCCCCCAGCCCGTGTGTCTTCTCTCCCAGGAAGCTGACCCACCCCAAGCTCGTGCAGCTCTACGGAGTGTGCACCCAGCAGAAGCCCATCTACATCGTCACCGAGTTCATGGAACGAGGCTGCCTGCTGAATTTCCTCCGGCAGAGACAAGGCCACTTCTGCCGCGACATGCTGCTGAGCATGTGTCAGGATGTGTGTGAAGGGATGGAGTATCTGGAGAGAAACAGGTTCATCCACAGAGACCTGGTAACCGTGtcccccttctctcccccacACCCCGCCCCTGTGCTCCCCACTCTCTGGCTGGATCCCTTTGCCACACTGGATCAGCAGCCTGAATCCACTTGTTTTTGTTGGTAACAACGTTTCACCGTGATCTCAAAACTTGGTAAATTTCACTTGATTCATACTTTTACagcaaagattttgtttttgtaaattaaATGTGCCAACCTGTAGGCTTGATATCTCCAAGCAGGTTTCCATGAATTAATTATTTGCGAGATTCTCAGGAGATTGCAGATTCATCACCCTCCTTATATTATAGATAAAGTTAGCTCCAGGGAGGCGAAATGGCTTGCCTCGCGTGATAAATGTGGAAATTAGGACTAGCCTGGATCTTCTAATTAAATCCCAAACTTTTTCCCACAACACACACCATCTGTAAACAGAAACTGTGAGAGATGTCCCCAGTTAATTTCTGTTATCTTTCAAATCACTGGGGGAAAGCTAGAAGTTCCTGCTAGCTTCTGAAAATGCCAGACCAGGAAATCAACTACTGGCCCTAAATTACTAGGATGCAGTTACTTCTCAGTTTGTTcgttttccctctctcctccattCTTTCCCGTCTGTTTTTCTTCTCCAGTGTTCATCACAAATATAGTGTTTCCATCATATCGCCAGTACTGCCTCTTGCCTGAGACTTTCACACAAACAGACAGCATTTGTACTGAGGGCTTGACTCATATTTTAGCGTTAGCTTTCTTGTGAGGAAGCATGGACACATTTCTTCTAAAGTAGCAGCCAGgcatttctacttatttatttaaattttaacatcACCTTAAGTAGGTGTTGCCCTAGCAAGTATTTCACATATATGAGCTCATTTAATCATCAGGACAACCATGGGGCGTGGTTAATATACTACTATTTTCATTTTGCAGATGAACTAAATAAAAGTaggttaaaataaaatacaaataggtTAAGTAAGTGGTGGAGACAGGATGTGAACTGAGTTTAGTTCTAGAGtcaatactctttttttaaaaaaataaatacagtttaaaaaatatttttatttatttatttatttgacagagaaagagaagaaagagagggaatgggcacaccagggcctccagccactgcaaacgaactccagatgcatctggctaacatgggtcctggaaaatccagcctgggtcctttggctttgcaggcaaatactttaactgctaagccaaccctccagccccattttacttatttatgagagtgagtgaaagagtcagagagagagagagagagagagagagagagagagagagagagagataatgggtgcaccaaggccttcagccactgcaaatgaactccagatgcataagccaccttgtgtatctggcttatgtgggtcctggggaatcgaaccaggagtcctttggccttgcaggcaagtgccttaactgctgagccatttttccagccctagagTCAATACTCTTAACTGTTCTGATATCTCTAGACTTGAAGCATAATAGAGAATTGAGGATTTGGTGATGAAAAACTTATTTCCTAAATGCATCATGGTGTGACATTGGTAAAGAAAATGTCATGATTCCTTATGGTAAACATGATTTTCTAATCTGTCTTTCTACAGATTACTTCAGAAATATGTCAGAGGCACTTCTAAAGGGGCAAGAACAGTCTATAAGGATACTTACTtttccaccctctgcaaatgtTTATTGGGTTATAATAAATTTAGTATAGATTTAACTTACGTTTTCTCTTCTGTTGTGAGGCTTTTAAATTAACTTGCCATCATGGTGTTTTCCAGGCTGCCAGGAACTGTCTAGTGAATGAATCAGGAGTTGTGAAGGTATCTGACTTTGGAATGGCCAGGTATGGGTGAATTGTGAGCTTGCAAATGATTGTCACGTTATTTTATAAGGTTCATAAATATGGGAGTCAGgagtggtggtccatgcctgtaatccctacacaggaagatcaggaagtcaaagtcattcttggctaaatagcaagtttgagaccatcctaggctacataagattctgtctcagaaaaagaaaaagtgtgggGATAGTTTGCACCAGTGAAGCCGAAAGAAAATCTCACGAACTGTTCAGACATTAATGTAAAAGAACCACAGGTAGGGGTATAAGTTTCTCCACTAGATGGCAGTATAGCTTACTAAATTCGCGACTTCAGTCTCAACGCTCTGGAGTCGCATATATGTTCGGTGGGCCGATGCTAAGTGCATTCACGTGTATGGAGTTTTCCACCCCCCCTTAATTGCTGTAATTTTAACAGGGCATTAGAGAGGACATTTAAGaagtattttgtttatctttccctcctttccctgcCTCTATGCGAACTCTAGAAATCAGGGGCCTGCTTTGTGCCAGACCCAGCCCTGTGAGCCACCTCAGAGACCAAGCTGCGCGGCCCATATGCAGCCAGGGTTCTGGAGGAAGGAGATGGGCGGCCCGGGAATGGGTGGATGTGATGAGGCAGGTCAGCAAATGATGGCTTGTCCGTCAGTCAGACCTGAGCCTGGTTTTGCACGTCCTGTGGGTTTTAGATTTGTGAAGAGTTAAAAAGAAGGCATATTTTAACACTTGGGAAAATATAAGAGGAGGTGGAGAAATGACACAGCAGCAAAaaccacttgtttgcaaagtctatgggcccaggttcaactcccacgtacagtcaaatgcacaaaatgatgcatgcatctggagttcattgtagtggcaggaggccctggcatacccatacccattcaaataataaatatattaacaaatattttatttatttgcaaggagaggccgggggagagagagagaatgaacaaatatgggtgcaacagggcctctagccattgcaaacaaaccccagatgcgtgcccactttgttcacctggccttatgtgggtactggggaattgaactccaggcattaggcattgcaggcaagccccttaactgctgagccaagtatttttaaaaaagaaaagtacctgAAATTTAAGTCAGCATCCATAAAAATAGCGTTATTCAAACAAAACCTTGCCCAGCTGTTGATGGGCCTCCAGGCCACTTGCACACAGCAGATGCCCCGAGGGCTGTCACAGGAGCCGCGGGCTCTGTGGAATCTGCAAGACCACGTgtgttgtctgtctgtttttctggAAAAGTTTGCGGACACccgtgaaagagagagagagaacttgagaGGATACAGTCAGCCACCTCAGAGCTGGTGACTAACCAGAGAGACTTTTCTCAGATGGGAATGTCGCTCACTGAAAGGTAGCCAGTGAGATGAACATCTGGGCATAAAACATTCCAGGTGAAAGAAAAGCAGGGCAGCAGTTTGAAGTCCGGGACAAGCTTGTTCTCCCTGCTTAGGGCTATGCCGCTGGCCCCCAGGCAGTGCTAGGGACAGTTACAAGGAAGATGAGAGccgggtcctggggagccaatgTCAGCTCCGCAGGAAACTCCGGCTGAAGGAGGTGAGACGTCTGTTACTGGCAGCTTCCGACTCGAGTTGATCACCAACTCCTCTCTTTTTGCTTTCTGTAGAGACCTTCGGTATCTGATAGGTAGCCCTTCACGTTACTGTGTTTGTTCACACACCTTGACAttataaatacattataaataacattattgttgtttttacatATTTGGCTCTCATGATATCAGTGTGTATATACAAAGTCATACTTCTCTGATTGGTAGTGACTTACTTGAAAGGGGGCATTGTCTACTgggcatcatttatttattttttggtttctcaaggtagggtatcactctagcttcggctgacctggatttcaccatgtattctcagggcggcctcgaactcatggcgatcctcctacctctgcctcccgagtgctgggattaaaggcgtgcgccaccacggccggcaagGCACCATCTTTGTCTGTGCTACACAGCAGAGGAAGTTCACACACTCGTTTGAATATACCCACACAGCAGCACTTAGAAATTAACTTCTTATACACATACAACAGACAGGCACACTTCCCTTAAGAACGTGTACTGACGGCCTCACATCTACCTCTGCCAATCAAGGATTGTCCCCCGAGGCAGCCAGTGTcacctgtttctgtctgtctttccagaCAGACACAACTATGCTCACatagaaaaataacaataatgtttgagtgtgtgtgtgtatgtgtgtgtggtgtgagggtGTCAAGGTGTGTGAACAAGCTCATTATGATTCACAGACTTAATtttgccttttttcccccccaaccCTTGCTGTAGTTTTGAAGTGTGCTCTGTGGAATCTTGGGGGCTCAGATCATGTGCTTTTAGACATGCCTCACCACTTCCTTTACAGCAGCCCTACTTTAGATGTCTCATACCCAGGGCCTCCCGGCAACATTTTGTTTAAAGAACATTCCAGTGGCtgcttgtttaaaaatttttgtttagagAATAAAATTGCATACAAAAGTTTTGAGCTGTTTTAGAGCCATCTGCCTCTATtgcctaataaaaaagaaagatgagagtGCAGATCTAAACATTGCGACGTAGCCCTCTCATGTCCTTAACATATGCTAAGGAGGGTGAAATCACCAGGTATGCCGCTGAGGTGAGCGTGTGGTTTCAACCAGATATGTGTTGGACTTtagtcactgttttgttttgtttttttcaaggtagggttttactctggcccaggctgacctggacttcactacatagtctcaaactggcctcgaactcatggcagtccttctaccccagcctcctgagtgctgggattaaaggcctgtgccaccatacctttttttttttttttttttttttgaggtagggtctcactctggcccaggctgacctggaattcaccaagtagtctcagggtggccttgaactcatggtgatcctcctacctctgcctcctgagtgctggcattaaaggcatgcgcccccatgctcggctgtgttttgttttgttttgttaatggtAAGAGGTGGGAAAAGAAAGCCCATGTGCAAAATGCAAAATGCAGATCATACTTGCGGTGCGTGAGCCCCTGGTGCCTCTCCCCGTAGGTATGTCCTGGATGATCAGTATACAAGTTCTTCTGGTGCTAAATTTCCTGTGAAGTGGTGTCCCCCGGAAGTGTTCAATTACAGCCGCTTCAGCAGCAAGTCGGACGTCTGGTCCTTTGGTAAGGTCCTCGCTCCGCTCCGCTCCCCTCCCGTCGCTCTGGCCCGGGCAGGAGGAGGTGGACGCAGCGCTCAGTGACATCCTCTTTCCCCAGGCGTTTTAATGTGGGAAGTGTTCACAGAAGGCCGAATGCCCTTCGAGAAAAACACCAACTACGAAGTGGTAACCATGGTTACTCGAGGCCACCGGCTCTACCGGCCCAAGTTGGCGTCCAAATGCATCTACGAGGTGATGCTCAGGTGTTGGCAGGAGGTACAGCTACGCCTTTGTGTTCTCTCTGCCCGAATCCGTAAGCCGTTCAGAGGTTGCCATCGGTGGGTCAGTAACGTACAGTCCCTGCAGCCTGGACTCTTCCATCTCGGTTCTGAAGGTTCAGATTGTGAAGAATCCTCAACTCTTGTGAAGTCAGGCTGCTGCCTGCCTCACTTCCAAGCGCAAAGTCCTGTACAGCCAGGGACTCGCGTGTGAGCCCGGGGAAGCCCTTCCCCTCCCGCCTGGGCACTTGAAGCAGCGCTCTTCCCAGAGAGGGCTCCTTTCTCTAAACCCTGACTTCCCGGGGTCCCTTCATTTACCCAGTACTGCTGTGTCACCCCATAGAGAAGACCGTGCACACCGCTATGAGCCGTGATGGCCGAGAGTTCACGCGTAGTTGTGTACCAGGCAGTGGAGTAACTGCTTTAGAATaactcctggtttttttttttttttctaaaaagtattatttatttattttatctgagagagagagaaaggaggataagagagagagaatggacacaccagggcctccagccactgcaaacgaactccagacgcgtgcgcccccttgtgcatctggcttacgtgggcactggggaatcgaacctgggtccttaggtttcgcagctaagccagtcctccagccctagagtcaCTCTTTGAGGTGTAGATGCTTGCACATGACCGCTTGATAAAGACAATGAAGGCTTAGGAAGGTGGTCCAGGGCCAGTTAGCTACAGAGCAGCCATGTCACTTGCTCTCACACTTGCCCAGCGCTCTGATTGGGCGGGGCAGGGACCCAGTGCAAAAAAAATGGGAGGAGAGCCTACAGCCCGTGCAGCGGCGTGGAGGTGGGTGTCAGCAAGGTGTGTGTGTACACGGGGTAG includes:
- the Tec gene encoding tyrosine-protein kinase Tec isoform X4; translated protein: MIKYHPKFWADGSYQCCRQTEKLAPGCEKYNLFESSVRKALPPAPETKKRRPPPPVPPEEDTREEVVVAMYDFQATEAHDLRLERGQEYIILEKNDVHWWRARNKDGSEGYIPSNYVTGKKSNNLDQYEWYCRNTNRSKAEQLLRMEDKEGGFMVRDSSQPGLYTVSLYTKFGGEGSSGFRHYHIKETATSPKKYYLAEKHAFASIPEIIEYHKHNAAGLVTRLRYPVSTKGKNAPTTAGFSYEKWEINPSELTFLRELGSGLFGVVRLGKWRAQYKVAVKAIREGAMCEEDFIEEARVMMKLTHPKLVQLYGVCTQQKPIYIVTEFMERGCLLNFLRQRQGHFCRDMLLSMCQDVCEGMEYLERNRFIHRDLAARNCLVNESGVVKVSDFGMARYVLDDQYTSSSGAKFPVKWCPPEVFNYSRFSSKSDVWSFGVLMWEVFTEGRMPFEKNTNYEVVTMVTRGHRLYRPKLASKCIYEVMLRCWQEKPEGRPSFEDLLRTIDELVECEETFGRLAV